A stretch of the Calypte anna isolate BGI_N300 chromosome 5, bCalAnn1_v1.p, whole genome shotgun sequence genome encodes the following:
- the LSP1 gene encoding lymphocyte-specific protein 1 isoform X3, whose product MSDPEGCQEGAEGLNPVEDECPRESESYDFKPSGTSELEEDEGFSDWSQKLEQRRQRSPQQSYEEEDSGVREAEVKLEQLQLDRESPEEIREENADTGEEERLGQEEEVIPEQEEEETAKQEEKKRRRNEEEEPTAEKRQKAPSSPSLEEEEEEEELCSEYPVGCSTKITDRTESLNRSIKKSNSIKKSQPPLPVSKIDDRLEQYTQAIETSTKAPKPVRQPSLDLPTTSMMVASTKSLWETGEVAAQSATKPLPCKDIVAGDIVSKRSLWEQKGNPKPETNVKSTPSGKKYKFVATGHGQYKKVLIDDATEQ is encoded by the exons CTATGACTTCAAGCCATCTGGGACttcagagctggaggaggatgaagggTTCAGTGATTGGTCCCAGAAGCTTGAGCAGCGCAGACAGAG GTCTCCCCAGCAGTCATATGAAGAAGAGGACAGTGGTGTGAGGGAAGCTGAAGTCaaactggagcagctccagctggatCGGGAGAGCCCGGAGGAGATTCGGGAGGAAAATGCAGATactggggaggaagagaggctgGGCCAAGAAGAAGAAGTGATCCCAgaacaggaggaagaggagacagCCAAGCAAGAG gaaaagaagagaaggagaaatgaagaagaagaaCCAACAGCAGAAAAACGCCAGAAGGCCCCAAGCTCTCCCAGcttggaagaggaggaggaggaggaggagctgtgctctgAGTACCCTGTGGGATGCTCCACCAAG ATCACGGACAGAACCGAGTCGCTGAACCGCTCGATAAAGAAAAG TAACAGCATCAAGAAGAGCCAACCTCCCCTCCCTGTGTCGAAGATTGATGACAGGCTGGAGCAGTACACACAGGCTATTGAG acatCCACAAAGGCTCCAAAACCTGTCCGGCAGCCTTCTCTTGACCTTCCCACCACCAGCATGATGGTAGCCAGCACAAAAAGCCTCTGGGAGACTGGAGAGGTGGCAGCTCAGTCTGCCACCAAGCCCCTGCCCTGCAAG GATATTGTGGCTGGAGACATTGTGAGTAAAAGAAGCCTTTGGGAACAGAAGGGCAATCCCAAACCTGAGACCAACGTCAAG TCCACTCCTTCTGGCAAAAAGTATAAATTTGTTGCAACAGGCCATGGCCAGTACAAGAAGGTGTTGATAGATGATGCTACAGAGCAATAG
- the LSP1 gene encoding lymphocyte-specific protein 1 isoform X2, whose translation MTSAILRRNSSKQGLQNLIRLTAQWSVEDEEEAARERRRREREKQLRSQAEESLNGTGSCPESTGPAQQNHYDFKPSGTSELEEDEGFSDWSQKLEQRRQRSPQQSYEEEDSGVREAEVKLEQLQLDRESPEEIREENADTGEEERLGQEEEVIPEQEEEETAKQEEKKRRRNEEEEPTAEKRQKAPSSPSLEEEEEEEELCSEYPVGCSTKITDRTESLNRSIKKSNSIKKSQPPLPVSKIDDRLEQYTQAIETSTKAPKPVRQPSLDLPTTSMMVASTKSLWETGEVAAQSATKPLPCKDIVAGDIVSKRSLWEQKGNPKPETNVKSTPSGKKYKFVATGHGQYKKVLIDDATEQ comes from the exons ATGACCAGCGCGATCCTGAGGAGGAACTCCAGCAAGCAGGGTCTGCAGAACCTGATCAG GCTGACAGCACAGTGGAGTGtggaagatgaggaggaggcggcgagggagcggcggcggcgggagagggagaagcagctgaggtcCCAGGCAGAAGAGAGCTTGAATGGCACTGGGTCCTGCCCTGAGAGCACGGGTCCAGCACAGCAAAACCA CTATGACTTCAAGCCATCTGGGACttcagagctggaggaggatgaagggTTCAGTGATTGGTCCCAGAAGCTTGAGCAGCGCAGACAGAG GTCTCCCCAGCAGTCATATGAAGAAGAGGACAGTGGTGTGAGGGAAGCTGAAGTCaaactggagcagctccagctggatCGGGAGAGCCCGGAGGAGATTCGGGAGGAAAATGCAGATactggggaggaagagaggctgGGCCAAGAAGAAGAAGTGATCCCAgaacaggaggaagaggagacagCCAAGCAAGAG gaaaagaagagaaggagaaatgaagaagaagaaCCAACAGCAGAAAAACGCCAGAAGGCCCCAAGCTCTCCCAGcttggaagaggaggaggaggaggaggagctgtgctctgAGTACCCTGTGGGATGCTCCACCAAG ATCACGGACAGAACCGAGTCGCTGAACCGCTCGATAAAGAAAAG TAACAGCATCAAGAAGAGCCAACCTCCCCTCCCTGTGTCGAAGATTGATGACAGGCTGGAGCAGTACACACAGGCTATTGAG acatCCACAAAGGCTCCAAAACCTGTCCGGCAGCCTTCTCTTGACCTTCCCACCACCAGCATGATGGTAGCCAGCACAAAAAGCCTCTGGGAGACTGGAGAGGTGGCAGCTCAGTCTGCCACCAAGCCCCTGCCCTGCAAG GATATTGTGGCTGGAGACATTGTGAGTAAAAGAAGCCTTTGGGAACAGAAGGGCAATCCCAAACCTGAGACCAACGTCAAG TCCACTCCTTCTGGCAAAAAGTATAAATTTGTTGCAACAGGCCATGGCCAGTACAAGAAGGTGTTGATAGATGATGCTACAGAGCAATAG
- the LSP1 gene encoding lymphocyte-specific protein 1 isoform X1, protein MSDPEGCQEGAEGLNPVEDECPRESERLTAQWSVEDEEEAARERRRREREKQLRSQAEESLNGTGSCPESTGPAQQNHYDFKPSGTSELEEDEGFSDWSQKLEQRRQRSPQQSYEEEDSGVREAEVKLEQLQLDRESPEEIREENADTGEEERLGQEEEVIPEQEEEETAKQEEKKRRRNEEEEPTAEKRQKAPSSPSLEEEEEEEELCSEYPVGCSTKITDRTESLNRSIKKSNSIKKSQPPLPVSKIDDRLEQYTQAIETSTKAPKPVRQPSLDLPTTSMMVASTKSLWETGEVAAQSATKPLPCKDIVAGDIVSKRSLWEQKGNPKPETNVKSTPSGKKYKFVATGHGQYKKVLIDDATEQ, encoded by the exons GCTGACAGCACAGTGGAGTGtggaagatgaggaggaggcggcgagggagcggcggcggcgggagagggagaagcagctgaggtcCCAGGCAGAAGAGAGCTTGAATGGCACTGGGTCCTGCCCTGAGAGCACGGGTCCAGCACAGCAAAACCA CTATGACTTCAAGCCATCTGGGACttcagagctggaggaggatgaagggTTCAGTGATTGGTCCCAGAAGCTTGAGCAGCGCAGACAGAG GTCTCCCCAGCAGTCATATGAAGAAGAGGACAGTGGTGTGAGGGAAGCTGAAGTCaaactggagcagctccagctggatCGGGAGAGCCCGGAGGAGATTCGGGAGGAAAATGCAGATactggggaggaagagaggctgGGCCAAGAAGAAGAAGTGATCCCAgaacaggaggaagaggagacagCCAAGCAAGAG gaaaagaagagaaggagaaatgaagaagaagaaCCAACAGCAGAAAAACGCCAGAAGGCCCCAAGCTCTCCCAGcttggaagaggaggaggaggaggaggagctgtgctctgAGTACCCTGTGGGATGCTCCACCAAG ATCACGGACAGAACCGAGTCGCTGAACCGCTCGATAAAGAAAAG TAACAGCATCAAGAAGAGCCAACCTCCCCTCCCTGTGTCGAAGATTGATGACAGGCTGGAGCAGTACACACAGGCTATTGAG acatCCACAAAGGCTCCAAAACCTGTCCGGCAGCCTTCTCTTGACCTTCCCACCACCAGCATGATGGTAGCCAGCACAAAAAGCCTCTGGGAGACTGGAGAGGTGGCAGCTCAGTCTGCCACCAAGCCCCTGCCCTGCAAG GATATTGTGGCTGGAGACATTGTGAGTAAAAGAAGCCTTTGGGAACAGAAGGGCAATCCCAAACCTGAGACCAACGTCAAG TCCACTCCTTCTGGCAAAAAGTATAAATTTGTTGCAACAGGCCATGGCCAGTACAAGAAGGTGTTGATAGATGATGCTACAGAGCAATAG